In Kineosporia sp. NBRC 101731, the following proteins share a genomic window:
- a CDS encoding ferritin-like domain-containing protein, translated as MFGKKLVVDMIGRSSQNQTDRRRFLRAAGAAGMGAVGAGVVGTSVMGAMSASADSADIADVADGVGTAAAPSDGAVLNFALNLEYLEAEFYSYAVHGHGLADKLTSGLQTRGGVVGGKKVPFKTRRIAQYAAEIAGDELAHVKFLRSALGRSAVSRPQIDIKNSFTAAARAAGLISSTQTFDPFANEDNFLLGAFLFEDVGVTAYKGAAPLIDNKAYLEAAAGILAVEAYHAATIRTSLYEKGLYQAAGKISMARDALDGGKDGDQGIRWKGMANIVPAAPTGIAYSRSPGKVLNVVYLNTKSVKKGGFFPNGVHGAVNTSA; from the coding sequence ATGTTCGGTAAGAAACTGGTCGTCGACATGATCGGGCGCAGCTCGCAGAACCAGACCGACCGGCGACGATTCCTGCGGGCGGCAGGCGCCGCGGGCATGGGCGCCGTCGGTGCCGGGGTGGTGGGCACGAGTGTCATGGGCGCGATGTCGGCGAGCGCCGACAGCGCCGACATCGCTGACGTCGCTGACGGCGTGGGCACAGCGGCCGCCCCCAGCGACGGCGCCGTGCTCAACTTCGCACTCAACCTGGAGTACCTCGAGGCGGAGTTCTACTCCTACGCCGTGCACGGCCACGGGCTGGCCGACAAGCTGACCTCCGGCCTGCAGACCCGCGGCGGTGTCGTCGGCGGCAAGAAGGTCCCGTTCAAGACCCGGCGCATCGCCCAGTACGCCGCGGAGATCGCCGGTGACGAACTGGCACACGTGAAGTTCCTGCGCTCGGCCCTGGGCAGGTCCGCCGTGTCGCGTCCCCAGATCGACATCAAGAACAGCTTCACCGCCGCTGCCCGGGCCGCGGGGCTGATCAGCTCCACCCAGACGTTCGACCCCTTCGCCAACGAGGACAACTTCCTGCTGGGCGCCTTCCTGTTCGAGGACGTCGGCGTCACCGCCTACAAGGGTGCCGCACCACTGATCGACAACAAGGCGTATCTGGAGGCCGCCGCCGGCATCCTGGCCGTGGAGGCTTACCACGCCGCCACGATCCGCACCTCGCTGTACGAGAAGGGCCTGTACCAGGCGGCCGGCAAGATCTCCATGGCCCGCGACGCCCTCGACGGCGGCAAGGACGGCGACCAGGGCATCCGCTGGAAGGGCATGGCGAACATCGTTCCCGCCGCGCCCACGGGCATCGCCTACAGCCGCTCCCCCGGCAAGGTCCTCAACGTCGTCTACCTCAACACCAAGTCGGTCAAGAAGGGTGGCTTCTTCCCCAACGGCGTGCACGGAGCCGTGAACACCAGCGCCTGA
- a CDS encoding EAL domain-containing protein, which translates to MDPPRSTSRSTASPTSRSSATRHSAGSPGGSPSPVEWFAQAGEYGAGPQLELACVRSAVTGLPHLDGYLSLNISPATVLTPEFSRVIGELPLDRIVMELTEHEVIDDYDTVNASLRPLRARGMRVAVDDAGAGFASMRHILAIMPDIIKLDVSLVRGIDSDPAKQALAASLVAFGAKTEAGLVAEGIETSDEFRCLRDLDIAYGQGFHLSRPEPLEARVSIPRG; encoded by the coding sequence GTGGACCCACCGCGGTCTACCAGCCGATCCACCGCCTCGCCGACCTCGCGATCGTCGGCCACGAGGCACTCAGCCGGTTCCCCGGGGGGCAGCCCTTCACCGGTCGAGTGGTTCGCCCAGGCCGGGGAGTACGGGGCCGGGCCGCAACTGGAACTGGCCTGCGTGCGGTCGGCCGTCACCGGTCTGCCCCACCTCGACGGCTACCTGTCGCTGAACATCTCGCCCGCCACCGTGCTGACACCCGAGTTCTCCCGGGTGATCGGAGAACTGCCCCTGGACCGGATCGTGATGGAACTGACCGAGCACGAGGTCATCGACGACTACGACACGGTCAACGCCAGCCTGCGGCCCCTGCGCGCTCGCGGGATGCGCGTCGCGGTCGACGATGCCGGGGCCGGGTTCGCCAGCATGCGCCACATCCTGGCGATCATGCCGGACATCATCAAGCTCGACGTGAGCCTGGTGCGTGGCATCGACAGCGATCCCGCCAAGCAGGCACTGGCCGCCTCGCTGGTCGCGTTCGGGGCCAAGACCGAGGCCGGGCTGGTCGCCGAGGGCATCGAGACCTCGGACGAATTCCGTTGTCTGCGCGACCTCGACATCGCTTACGGCCAGGGTTTTCACCTCAGCCGGCCGGAACCGCTCGAGGCGCGGGTCTCGATTCCCCGTGGTTAG
- a CDS encoding fumarylacetoacetate hydrolase family protein, with translation MDANGDVVVHHELKASVDDVVRGIVDPAQLVGGERIPLAAADLAAPVSRFNRDLLCTGWNYLDHFYETQGPGTPLPEHPNFFTRAPDSVIGPRDDIAWDPDLSQRYDYEAELALVIGRDGRSITEDQAWKHVFGVMVANDVSLRDLQFQHGGQWLKGKSIDRTCPLGPWLTTLDEIDPGDLEITCRVNGTVMQSASTSQMAFAVPRLIAELSRGMTLRAGDVVLTGTPSGIGNARDPQVRLGEGDLVQTQISGLGVLVNRVSRASLV, from the coding sequence GTGGACGCGAACGGTGACGTCGTCGTCCATCATGAACTGAAAGCTTCGGTGGACGATGTGGTGCGCGGGATCGTGGATCCCGCGCAGCTGGTGGGTGGTGAGCGGATCCCGCTCGCCGCAGCCGATCTGGCCGCACCGGTGTCACGGTTCAACCGCGACCTGCTGTGCACCGGCTGGAACTACCTCGACCACTTCTACGAGACGCAAGGCCCGGGAACACCACTGCCCGAGCACCCGAACTTCTTCACCCGGGCACCTGACAGCGTGATCGGGCCGCGCGACGACATCGCCTGGGACCCGGACCTGTCGCAGCGCTACGACTACGAGGCCGAACTGGCCCTGGTGATCGGGCGTGACGGCCGCTCGATCACCGAGGACCAAGCCTGGAAACACGTTTTCGGGGTGATGGTGGCCAACGACGTGTCGCTCCGCGACCTGCAGTTCCAGCACGGCGGGCAGTGGCTGAAGGGCAAGAGCATCGACCGCACCTGCCCGCTCGGACCCTGGCTGACCACCCTGGACGAGATCGACCCGGGCGACCTGGAGATCACCTGCCGGGTGAACGGCACGGTGATGCAGTCGGCCTCGACCTCGCAGATGGCCTTCGCCGTGCCGCGCCTGATCGCCGAGCTGAGCCGGGGGATGACGCTGCGCGCGGGTGACGTGGTACTGACCGGCACCCCCTCGGGGATCGGCAACGCCCGCGACCCGCAGGTCCGGCTGGGTGAGGGTGACCTGGTCCAGACGCAGATCAGTGGCCTGGGCGTGCTGGTGAACCGGGTCTCCCGCGCGTCGCTGGTCTAG
- a CDS encoding LLM class flavin-dependent oxidoreductase → MLAGTTGKALDRISRRGDGWIPVAGPAAETGAGLARIREKAAEYGRDPQSVGCIAQVIVSSFERVTTAERTPYTGDFDQIAEDVAALAEVGVEHVFVTAPGASRNLEHLLENAAGFHAAVRAAGV, encoded by the coding sequence GTGCTGGCCGGTACCACAGGCAAGGCACTGGATCGCATCTCCCGGCGCGGCGACGGCTGGATCCCGGTGGCCGGCCCGGCCGCCGAGACCGGTGCCGGCCTGGCCCGGATCCGTGAGAAGGCGGCCGAGTACGGTCGCGACCCGCAGTCGGTCGGCTGCATCGCCCAGGTGATCGTGAGCAGCTTCGAGCGGGTGACCACGGCGGAACGAACTCCCTACACCGGCGATTTCGATCAGATCGCCGAAGACGTGGCCGCCCTGGCCGAGGTCGGCGTGGAACACGTGTTCGTCACCGCCCCAGGAGCCTCGCGCAACCTGGAGCACCTGCTGGAGAACGCGGCGGGCTTCCACGCAGCGGTGCGCGCAGCCGGCGTGTGA
- a CDS encoding alpha/beta fold hydrolase, with the protein MRTTVVADDAHRVGCEIHGSGDASVTVVFLPALGVPLGYYTPLFDAWVRRGRQVVGVENRGQPLSPATGRFGYSDMIRRDLPAVFGLAPVREASRVVLAGHSMGGALALLGTAAQVVTPAAVVTIATGTSWCAAEFGLWRRARRHAGTSVVRAVTRGLGYWPGHRMGFAGRQPSTVMRDWAHEAHHGTFRLHGDRYDYEAALARMSTPRLMLGIDGDPLINPRAVALLARRAGGAERRQIRVDHPGDDHFRWARHTPGPVIADIDAWLDGK; encoded by the coding sequence GTGCGAACCACCGTCGTGGCGGACGACGCCCATCGCGTCGGCTGCGAGATCCACGGGTCCGGCGACGCGTCCGTGACCGTCGTCTTCCTGCCGGCCCTGGGCGTTCCGCTGGGGTACTACACGCCCCTGTTCGATGCCTGGGTGCGCCGGGGCCGCCAGGTGGTCGGGGTGGAGAACCGGGGCCAGCCCCTGAGCCCGGCCACCGGGCGGTTCGGGTACAGCGACATGATCCGCCGAGACCTGCCCGCGGTCTTCGGTCTGGCCCCGGTGCGGGAGGCGTCGCGGGTGGTGCTGGCCGGGCACAGCATGGGTGGGGCCCTGGCCCTCCTGGGCACTGCCGCCCAGGTCGTCACGCCGGCGGCGGTGGTCACGATCGCCACCGGAACCAGTTGGTGTGCGGCGGAGTTCGGCCTCTGGCGGCGGGCGCGGCGGCATGCCGGCACCAGCGTCGTGCGGGCCGTCACCCGGGGCCTGGGCTACTGGCCCGGGCACCGGATGGGCTTCGCCGGACGCCAGCCCAGCACCGTCATGCGTGACTGGGCCCACGAGGCGCACCACGGCACGTTCCGCCTGCACGGCGACCGGTACGACTACGAGGCGGCACTGGCCCGGATGAGCACGCCCCGGCTGATGCTCGGCATCGACGGCGACCCGCTGATCAACCCGCGGGCGGTGGCACTCCTGGCCCGCCGGGCCGGTGGTGCCGAACGACGGCAGATCCGGGTGGACCACCCGGGTGACGACCACTTCCGCTGGGCGCGGCACACCCCCGGCCCGGTGATCGCCGACATCGACGCCTGGCTCGACGGGAAGTGA
- a CDS encoding EAL domain-containing protein yields the protein MTSSRMASSARVAWLLLTATVLVAVLTVVEENLRSAGTVLAGVAGVAMIVSGVRRYRPAAASWPWLAVALTLWTVAAALVHGQGRGTLTVVVCVWAGQMVAAGVVLHSLLSVPRQTVRSLTAGLDLAIIAVVLVLVAAQIIRAGTGEGTNRTTVLVSSVDVVLIGMLVRFAVARRGLGPSSRLLLVAAFVAIVYDLSSALQGRRMSLPGEASQALGVLMPLLFGTAALHPSMTGAFGAETFARRRPPSTALLGLLPLVLVPPAVGWVADVSGTRSLPAWAVPVAGAVVAGLCLVRGSDALRLSEHLAEHDPLTDLANRRGLARVFDEAPTSAGSSLLLIDVDEFKQVNDTHGHDIGDALLLRLRDRLLLATGESGLVARLGGDEFVVLTRSDQAAAVAERFLHTLEDPFVVGDLVLRTGASVGIADAGAGTTLAELLTHADVAMYAAKAAGGMQALAFQADMRIEVARRFTLTSQIRQLLGNENQDVGRLEIRYQPLVDLRSGEVVGAEALVRWLHPEMGLLAPDAFLGLVSSNRLDAELDAAVLRDVLTQMARWRDQGLRVLPISVNLTRDSLDDPRLADHVLAALASLDLPTSLLHLEITEHHQLAADTPAVRTLQVLDAAGVLIYLDDYGTGYTSLEYLNRFPIRMLKLDRSVVTSLDGGQVQLVAAVNAMAVTLDLEILAEGIETAEQRDQLLALGIHYGQGYLFSHPLTVADFAASMLTRADSADSADSADSRGTDSKGADSAGADSTVPAG from the coding sequence GTGACCTCCAGCCGTATGGCCTCCAGCGCCCGGGTGGCCTGGCTGTTGCTGACCGCTACCGTGCTCGTGGCCGTGCTCACGGTCGTCGAGGAGAATCTGCGCTCGGCCGGGACCGTGCTGGCCGGGGTCGCCGGGGTCGCGATGATCGTGTCGGGCGTGCGGCGTTACCGCCCCGCCGCAGCGTCCTGGCCCTGGCTGGCCGTGGCCCTGACGCTGTGGACGGTGGCCGCCGCGCTCGTGCACGGGCAGGGGCGGGGCACCCTGACGGTGGTCGTCTGTGTCTGGGCCGGGCAGATGGTCGCGGCCGGGGTGGTGCTGCACTCCCTCCTCTCCGTTCCCCGGCAGACGGTCCGTTCGCTCACCGCGGGCCTGGATCTGGCGATCATCGCGGTGGTGCTGGTGCTGGTCGCCGCCCAGATCATCCGGGCCGGGACGGGCGAGGGCACGAACCGGACCACGGTGCTGGTCTCGAGTGTGGACGTGGTGCTGATCGGGATGCTGGTGCGCTTCGCGGTGGCCCGCCGAGGGCTGGGGCCCAGCTCCCGGCTGCTGCTGGTGGCGGCCTTCGTGGCCATCGTCTACGACCTGTCCTCAGCCCTGCAGGGCCGGCGGATGTCGCTACCGGGCGAGGCGAGCCAGGCTCTCGGCGTGCTGATGCCGCTGTTGTTCGGCACCGCGGCCCTGCACCCGTCCATGACCGGGGCCTTCGGCGCCGAGACGTTCGCCCGGCGGCGGCCCCCCTCGACCGCGCTGCTGGGTCTCCTGCCGCTCGTCCTGGTGCCACCCGCGGTCGGCTGGGTGGCCGACGTCAGCGGGACGAGAAGCCTTCCGGCGTGGGCGGTCCCGGTGGCGGGCGCGGTCGTCGCCGGTCTGTGCCTGGTGCGGGGCAGTGACGCGCTGCGCCTCAGCGAGCACCTGGCCGAGCACGATCCGCTGACCGATCTGGCCAACCGGCGGGGTCTGGCCCGGGTCTTCGACGAGGCACCCACCTCGGCCGGGTCCAGCCTGCTGCTCATCGACGTCGACGAATTCAAGCAGGTCAACGACACCCACGGGCACGACATCGGTGACGCACTCCTGCTGCGCCTGCGCGACCGGCTGCTGCTGGCCACCGGTGAGTCGGGCCTGGTGGCCCGGCTGGGAGGTGACGAGTTCGTCGTCCTCACCCGGAGCGACCAGGCCGCCGCGGTGGCCGAGCGGTTTCTGCACACCCTGGAAGACCCGTTCGTCGTCGGTGACCTGGTGCTGCGCACCGGGGCCAGTGTCGGGATCGCCGACGCCGGGGCCGGGACGACACTCGCCGAGCTCCTCACCCATGCCGACGTGGCGATGTACGCGGCCAAGGCGGCCGGCGGCATGCAGGCCCTGGCCTTCCAGGCGGACATGCGGATCGAGGTGGCCCGGCGCTTCACCCTGACCAGCCAGATCCGGCAGCTGCTGGGCAACGAGAACCAGGACGTCGGGCGGCTGGAGATCCGTTACCAGCCGCTGGTCGACCTCAGGTCCGGTGAGGTGGTCGGCGCCGAGGCACTGGTGCGATGGCTGCACCCGGAGATGGGGCTGCTCGCCCCCGACGCCTTCCTGGGACTGGTCAGCAGCAACCGCCTGGACGCGGAACTGGACGCGGCCGTGCTGCGTGACGTGCTCACCCAGATGGCCCGATGGCGTGACCAGGGACTGCGCGTCCTGCCGATCAGCGTCAACCTGACCCGCGACAGCCTCGACGACCCCCGCCTGGCCGACCATGTCCTGGCCGCGCTGGCGAGCCTCGACCTGCCCACGTCGCTGCTGCACCTGGAGATCACCGAGCACCACCAGCTGGCCGCGGACACCCCGGCCGTGCGCACCCTGCAGGTGCTCGACGCCGCCGGGGTGCTGATCTACCTGGACGACTACGGCACCGGTTACACGTCGCTGGAGTACCTGAACCGCTTCCCGATCCGGATGCTCAAGCTCGACCGGTCGGTGGTGACCTCCCTGGACGGGGGTCAGGTGCAGTTGGTCGCCGCGGTGAACGCGATGGCTGTCACCCTCGACCTGGAGATTCTCGCCGAGGGCATCGAGACGGCGGAACAGCGGGATCAGCTCCTGGCACTGGGGATCCATTACGGGCAGGGGTATCTCTTCTCCCACCCGCTGACGGTCGCCGATTTCGCGGCGTCCATGCTCACCAGGGCGGACAGCGCCGACAGCGCCGACAGCGCCGACAGCAGGGGGACCGACAGCAAGGGGGCCGACAGCGCGGGAGCCGACAGCACCGTGCCGGCCGGGTGA
- a CDS encoding DUF6052 family protein: MQQDLWGNDLTAEESQLLDVYEKLRALARDAVTPCVVANVRTALAPVAVAVTDLGLRFEHLVDEGV; the protein is encoded by the coding sequence ATGCAGCAGGATCTGTGGGGCAATGACCTGACCGCCGAGGAGTCCCAGCTGCTCGACGTGTACGAGAAGCTGCGGGCCCTGGCCCGGGACGCGGTGACGCCGTGCGTGGTGGCCAACGTGCGCACGGCCCTGGCGCCGGTGGCCGTGGCCGTCACCGACCTCGGGCTGCGGTTCGAGCACCTCGTGGACGAGGGCGTCTGA
- a CDS encoding Nramp family divalent metal transporter, translated as MQSTPDADAQITTAVPEPGTPASAPRARRPIPVVAALGPAFVAAIAYVDPGNFATNFQAGASTGYQLVWVLVLANLVAMPIQFLSAKLGVVTGRSLPHLCRERLPRPVAVAMWAQAEVVAMATDLAEFIGAAVGLKLLFHMPFPIAALVTAVVALAVLSLQRRGHRPFEIAVTASILLIGAGFAYLTFRVPPSGAGLVSGLRPNLGGDDTLLLAVGIIGATVMPHAIYLHSGLTSGRIDVRSVGERVRLLRVGRADIVVAMGLAGLVNLSMLAVAAQIFRPSPTTLTLESVHSGLAQAVGGSAALAFAVALLASGISSASVGTAAGQIIMDGFLARTSRRWLRRTVTMLPAIAVLCSGTDPTQVLILSQVVLSFGIPPALIALTVLTSSRSVMGEHANTPRTTALMIVITGVLSTLNAVVVILQIF; from the coding sequence GTGCAGTCCACCCCCGATGCCGACGCTCAGATCACGACAGCCGTCCCGGAACCGGGGACGCCGGCCTCAGCACCGAGGGCGCGTCGCCCCATCCCGGTGGTCGCCGCACTGGGCCCGGCCTTCGTGGCCGCCATCGCCTACGTCGATCCCGGCAACTTCGCCACCAATTTCCAGGCCGGTGCCAGCACCGGGTACCAGCTGGTGTGGGTGCTCGTACTGGCCAACCTCGTGGCCATGCCGATCCAGTTCCTCTCGGCGAAGCTCGGGGTGGTGACCGGCCGGAGCCTGCCGCACCTGTGCCGCGAGCGCCTGCCCCGCCCGGTCGCCGTCGCGATGTGGGCCCAGGCCGAGGTGGTGGCCATGGCCACCGACCTGGCCGAGTTCATCGGCGCCGCCGTCGGCCTGAAACTCTTGTTCCACATGCCGTTCCCGATCGCCGCGCTGGTGACCGCGGTCGTCGCCCTGGCCGTGCTGTCGCTGCAGCGCCGCGGGCATCGTCCCTTCGAGATCGCGGTGACCGCCTCGATCCTGCTGATCGGCGCCGGGTTCGCCTACCTGACCTTCCGGGTGCCGCCCTCGGGTGCCGGCCTGGTGTCGGGGCTGCGGCCGAACCTGGGCGGCGACGACACTCTGCTGTTGGCCGTCGGCATCATCGGCGCGACCGTCATGCCGCACGCGATCTACCTGCACTCCGGGCTGACCAGCGGCCGCATCGACGTGCGCAGCGTCGGTGAGCGGGTGCGGCTGCTGCGGGTGGGGCGGGCCGACATCGTCGTCGCCATGGGCCTGGCCGGCCTGGTCAACCTCAGCATGCTGGCCGTCGCCGCGCAGATCTTCCGGCCCTCCCCCACCACCCTGACGCTCGAGAGTGTCCACTCCGGTCTGGCGCAGGCCGTCGGGGGCAGCGCCGCTCTCGCCTTCGCGGTGGCGCTGCTGGCCTCCGGCATCTCCTCCGCCAGCGTGGGCACGGCCGCCGGGCAGATCATCATGGACGGCTTCCTGGCCCGCACCTCGCGCCGGTGGCTGCGGCGCACGGTCACCATGCTCCCGGCGATCGCGGTGCTGTGCTCGGGTACCGACCCCACGCAGGTGCTGATCCTCAGCCAGGTCGTGCTCAGTTTCGGCATCCCGCCGGCCCTCATCGCCCTGACCGTGCTGACCAGCAGTCGGTCGGTGATGGGCGAGCACGCGAACACCCCTCGCACCACCGCCTTGATGATCGTCATCACGGGTGTGCTGAGCACGCTGAACGCCGTGGTCGTCATCCTGCAGATCTTCTGA